One Gossypium hirsutum isolate 1008001.06 chromosome A11, Gossypium_hirsutum_v2.1, whole genome shotgun sequence genomic window carries:
- the LOC107891601 gene encoding inactive protein RESTRICTED TEV MOVEMENT 2 isoform X1: MSRSYQDLEPDCQYKEGEAQDTIEFHVKHFRKDQLKVHFGSNNVLTVSGERPLEGSKWTRFRKEFTIPKDCKASEIRARFSSGFLYITIPKKIAYSQQDSLTPTQRGESASSLPPVEDKGKLKQENNISQSREAAGEGATGAPTENAISPQARPKWFISKLKMESKTAMKIGASLTVAALLFIVLLYAFKLYDPMIMNV, translated from the exons ATGTCCCGTTCTTACCAAGATTTAGAGCCTGATTGCCAATACAAAGAAGGAGAAGCTCAGGACACTATCGAGTTTCATGTCAAac ATTTTAGAAAGGACCAGCTGAAAGTTCACTTCGGCAGCAACAACGTCCTAACCGTTTCCGGCGAACGGCCCCTCGAAGGAAGTAAATGGACCCGATTCCGCAAGGAATTCACCATTCCCAAAGACTGCAAAGCGAGCGAAATCCGTGCAAGGTTCAGTTCCGGTTTTCTTTATATAACAATACCAAAGAAAATCGCTTATTCGCAACAGGATTCACTTACACCAACGCAGCGTGGGGAGTCAGCATCGTCGTTGCCGCCGGTTGAAGACAAAGGAAAACTAAAGCAAGAGAACAACATTAGCCAAAGTAGAGAGGCTGCCGGCGAGGGTGCTACAGGTGCCCCTACCGAGAATGCTATATCGCCCCAAGCTCGCCCCAAATGGTTTATTTCAAAGCTTAAAATGGAGAGCAAAACAGCAATGAAGATTGGGGCAAGTTTGACGGTGGCGGCACTGCTGTTTATTGTGTTACTTTATGCATTCAAGCTTTATGATCCCatgattatgaatgtttag
- the LOC107891601 gene encoding inactive protein RESTRICTED TEV MOVEMENT 2 isoform X2 produces MKEFTQNFRKDQLKVHFGSNNVLTVSGERPLEGSKWTRFRKEFTIPKDCKASEIRARFSSGFLYITIPKKIAYSQQDSLTPTQRGESASSLPPVEDKGKLKQENNISQSREAAGEGATGAPTENAISPQARPKWFISKLKMESKTAMKIGASLTVAALLFIVLLYAFKLYDPMIMNV; encoded by the coding sequence ATTTTAGAAAGGACCAGCTGAAAGTTCACTTCGGCAGCAACAACGTCCTAACCGTTTCCGGCGAACGGCCCCTCGAAGGAAGTAAATGGACCCGATTCCGCAAGGAATTCACCATTCCCAAAGACTGCAAAGCGAGCGAAATCCGTGCAAGGTTCAGTTCCGGTTTTCTTTATATAACAATACCAAAGAAAATCGCTTATTCGCAACAGGATTCACTTACACCAACGCAGCGTGGGGAGTCAGCATCGTCGTTGCCGCCGGTTGAAGACAAAGGAAAACTAAAGCAAGAGAACAACATTAGCCAAAGTAGAGAGGCTGCCGGCGAGGGTGCTACAGGTGCCCCTACCGAGAATGCTATATCGCCCCAAGCTCGCCCCAAATGGTTTATTTCAAAGCTTAAAATGGAGAGCAAAACAGCAATGAAGATTGGGGCAAGTTTGACGGTGGCGGCACTGCTGTTTATTGTGTTACTTTATGCATTCAAGCTTTATGATCCCatgattatgaatgtttag